In one Thunnus maccoyii chromosome 12, fThuMac1.1, whole genome shotgun sequence genomic region, the following are encoded:
- the LOC121908111 gene encoding tripartite motif-containing protein 16-like — MLQQGAQLDGAKFCCSICPDLLKDPVTIPCGHSYCMSCIKGFWDGEDEKKIYSCPQCRQTFTPRPVLVKNTMLADLMEELKKTGLQAAPADHCYAGLEDVACDVCTGRKLKAIKSCLHCLISYCEKHLQFHYESPRFKKHKLVDPSKKLQENICCRHDEVMKMFCRTDQQSICYLCSADEHKGHDTVSAAAERTERQRELEVSRQNIQQRIQDREKDVKLLQQEVEAVSRSADKAVEDSEKIFTELISLIQKRSSDVKQQIRSQQETEVSRVKDLQEKLEQEITELKRKDAELKQLAHTEDHNQFLHNPSLSQLSEPTDSFSINIRPLRYFEDVTAAVSELRDQLQDILREKWTNISLTVTEVDVLLSEPEPKTRAGFLKYSHEITLDPNTANTYLLLSDGNRKAERMTQKQPHSSHPDRFIDYCQVLSRESLTGRCYWEVEWRGGKVRVAVAYKNISRAGGSNKCIFGLNDKSWALRCDTNSYIFWFNNITTPVSGPQSSRVGVYLDHRAGILSFYSVSETMTLLHRVQTTFTQPLYAGLGFVDTEVTAEFCKLR, encoded by the coding sequence ATGTTGCAGCAAGGAGCTCAGCTGGACGGAGCAAAATTCTGCTGTTCGATCTGTCcggatctactgaaggatccagtgactattccctgtggacacagctactgcatgagctgtattaaaggtttctgggatggagaggatgagaagaaaatctacagctgccctcagtgcagacagaccttcacaccgaggcctgtcctggtgaaaaacaccatgttagcagatttaatggaggagctgaagaagactggactccaagctgctcctgctgatcactgctatgctggacttgaagatgtggcctgtgatgtctgtactgggaggaagctgaaagccaTCAAGTCCTGTCTGCATTGTCTCatctcttactgtgagaaacacctccAATTTCATTATGAATCACctagatttaaaaaacacaagctggtcgacccctccaagaagctccaggagaacatctgctgtcgtcatgatgaggtgatgaagatgttctgccgtactgatcagcagagtatctgttatctatGCTCTGcggatgaacataaaggccacgacacagtctcagctgcagcagaaaggactgagaggcagagagagctcgaggtgagtcgacaaaacatccagcagagaatccaggacagagagaaagatgtgaagctgcttcaacaggaggtggaggccgtcagtcgctctgctgataaagcagtggaggacagtgagaagatcttcactgagctgatcagtctcatccagaaaagaagctctgatgtgaagcagcagatcagatcccagcaggaaactgaagtgagtcgagtcaaagatcttcaggagaagctggagcaggagatcactgagctgaagaggaaagacgctgaactgaagcagctcgcacacacagaggatcacaaccagtttctacacaacccctcactgtcacaactcagtgaacctacagactcattcagcatcaatatccgtcctctgagatactttgaggatgtaacagcagctgtgtcagagctcagagatcaactacaggacatcctgagggagaaatggacaaacatctcactgacagtgactgaagtggacgttttactgtcagaaccagaacccaagaccagagctggattcttaaaatattcacatgaaatcacactggatccaaacacagcaaacacctatctgttattatctgatgggaacagaaaagcagagcgaatgacacaaaaacagcctcattctagtcacccagacagattcattgattattgtcaagtcctgagtagagagagtctgactggacgttgttactgggaggtggagtggagaggaggaaaagttCGTGTAGCAGttgcatacaagaatatcagcagagcaggaggctcaaataaatgtatatttggactcaatgacaaatcttgggcTTTAAGATGTGACACTAACAGTTATATATTTTGGTTCAACAACATCACAACTCCTGTGTCAGGTCCTCagtcctccagagtaggagtgtacctggatcacagagcaggtattctgtccttctacagtgtctctgaaaccatgactctcctccacagagtccagaccacattcactcagcctctctatgctggacttgGTTTTGTAGATACTGAAGTCACAGCCGAGTTCTGTAAACTAAGATAG
- the LOC121908108 gene encoding tripartite motif-containing protein 16-like, producing the protein MAQQGAQLDGAKFCCSICLDLLKDPVAIPCGHSYCMSCIKCFWDGEDEKKIYSCPQCRQTFTPRRVLVKNTMLADLVEELQKTGLQAAPADHCYAGPEDVACDVCPGRKMKALKSCLVCLISYCKKHLQPHYELPAFEKHKLVDPLEKLQENICSRHDEVMKMFCRTDQQSICYLCPVDEHKGHDTVSVAVERTERQRELEVSRQNIQQRIQDREKDVKLLQQEVEAVSRSADKAEEDSEKIFTELICLIQKRSSDVKQQIRSQQETEVSRVKELQEKLEQEITELKRKDAELKQLSHTEDHNQFLHNYPSLSQLSASTDSSSINIRPLSYFEDVTAAVSELRDQLQDILKEKWTNISLTVAEVDVLLSNSKTEPKTRAGFLKYSREITLDPNTANTELLLSKGNRKAVQIIQKQSYSHHPDRFTSSNQVLSRESLTGRCYWEVEWRGGAVRVAVAYKNIRRAGNSNECGFGYNDKSWTLRCDTNSYTFLFNNVSTPVSGPGSSRVGVYLDHRAGILSFYSVSETMTLLHRVQTTFTQPLYAGFWLVDSGVTAEFCKLK; encoded by the coding sequence ATGGCGCAGCAAGGAGCTCAGCTGGATGGAGCAAAATTCTGctgttcgatctgtctggatctactgaaggatccggtggctattccctgtggacacagctactgcatgagctgtattaaatgtttctgggatggagaggatgagaagaaaatctacagctgccctcagtgcagacagaccttcacaccgaggcgtgtcctggtgaaaaacaccatgttagcagatttagtggaggagctgcagaagactggactccaagctgctcctgctgatcactgctatgctggacctgaagatgtggcctgtgatgtctgcccTGGGAGGAAGATGAAAGCCCTCAAATCTTGTCTGGTGTGTCTGATCTCTTACTGCAAGAAACACCTCCAACCTCATTATGAACTACCTGCCtttgaaaaacacaagctggtcgaccccttggagaagctccaggagaacatctgctctcgtcatgatgaggtgatgaagatgttctgccgaactgatcagcagagtatctgttatctctgccctgtggatgaacataaaggccacgacacagtctcagttGCAgtagaaaggactgagaggcagagagagctcgaggtgagtcgacaaaacatccagcagagaatccaggacagagagaaagatgtgaagctgcttcaacaggaggtggaggccgtcagtcgctctgctgataaagcagaggaggacagtgagaagatcttcactgagctgatctgtctcatccagaaaagaagctctgatgtgaagcagcagatcagatcccagcaggaaactgaagtgagtcgagtcaaagagcttcaggagaagctggagcaggagatcactgagctgaagaggaaagacgctgaactgaagcagctctcacacacagaggatcacaaccagtttctacacaactacccctcactgtcacaactcagtgcttccacagactcatccagcatcaatatccgtcctctgagctactttgaggatgtgacagcagctgtgtcagagctcagagatcaactacaggacatcctgaaggagaaatggacaaacatctcactgacagtggctgaagtggacgttttactgtcaAATTCAAAAACAGAGCCCAAGACAAGAGctggattcttaaaatattcacgtgaaatcactctggatccaaacacagcaaacacagagctgtTATTATCTaaggggaacagaaaagcagtgcaaataatacaaaaacagtCTTATTCTcatcacccagacagattcacttCAAGTAatcaggtcctgagtagagagagtctgactggacgttgttactgggaggtggagtggagaggaggagcagttcgcgtagcagtcgcatacaagaatatcagaaGAGCAGGAAACTCAAATGAATGTGGATTTGGAtacaatgacaaatcttggaCTCTAAGATGTGACACTAACAGTTACACGTTTTTGTTCAACAATGTCTCAACTCccgtctcaggtcctggttcctccagagtaggagtgtacctggatcacagagcaggtattctgtccttctacagcgtctctgaaaccatgactctcctccacagagtccagaccacattcactcagcctctctatgctggatTTTGGCTTGTAGATTCTGGAGTCACAGCTGAGTtctgtaaactcaaatag